Proteins co-encoded in one Odontesthes bonariensis isolate fOdoBon6 chromosome 24, fOdoBon6.hap1, whole genome shotgun sequence genomic window:
- the ubr7 gene encoding putative E3 ubiquitin-protein ligase UBR7, with protein sequence MCEEELTVSLVDVLEEDEELEEEASAVLAGSDSDHCSYPQGYVKRQALYACNTCTPKGGEAAGVCLACSYKCHEGHELFELYTKRNFRCDCGNRKFSELQCKLHPDKDDTNSLNKYSQNFFGLYCTCSRPYPDPDDQVEDEMIQCVVCEDWLHGRHLGCEPPDSVELQEMICESCMNKSPFLWTYAAPLAVPGEAIQTKEEAGHSDTPNKEEKVDDVTEPSCKRSREEAESSCRLKEAESSCRLKEAESSCRLKEAESSCRLKHLQAVGPKRVRSGAMFWPSGWRSKLCSCSTCQELLSSAALSFLLDASDTVLAYENKGKTSDQSQPGHDPLMSALDNLNRVQQLEIIHGYNDMKTELKDFLQRFATEGKVVTSDDIRQFFEQQSRKRRRVDAQPFP encoded by the exons ATGTGTGAGGAGGAGCTGACGGTGTCTCTGGTGGATGTtctggaggaagatgaggagctggaggaggaagctTCAGCTGTGTTGGCAGGAAGTGACTCAGACCACTGCTCCTACcctcag GGCTACGTGAAGCGGCAGGCGCTGTACGCCTGCAACACGTGCACGCCGAAGGGCGGCGAGGCGGCGGGCGTCTGTCTGGCGTGTTCTTACAAATGTCACGAAGGTCACGAGCTCTTCGAACTCTACACCAAGAG aaACTTTCGCTGCGACTGTGGAAACAGGAAGTTCTCCGAGCTTCAGTGTAAACTTCATCCT gaTAAGGACGACACCAACAGCCTGAACAAATACAGTCAGAACTTCTTCGGACTTTACTGCACCTGCAGCCGACCTTATCCTGACCCCGACGACCAG GTGGAGGATGAGATGATTCAGTGTGTGGTGTGTGAGGACTGGCTGCACGGCCGG CACCTGGGCTGTGAGCCTCCAGACTCTGTGGAGCTTCAGGAAATGATCTGTGAGTCCTGCATGAACAAAAGCCCGTTTCTGTGGACCTATGCTGCTCCCCTGGCAG TGCCAGGTGAGGCCATACAGACGAAGGAGGAAGCAGGACACTCAGACACTCCGAATAAGGAAGAAAAG GTGGATGATGTCACTGAGCCCAGCTGCAAGCGCAGCCGTGAGGAGGCGGAGTCCAGCTGCAGACTGAAGGAGGCGGAGTCCAGCTGCAGACTGAAGGAGGCGGAGTCCAGCTGCAGACTGAAGGAGGCGGAGTCCAGCTGCAGACTGAAGCACCTGCAGGCCGTCGGTCCCAAGAGAGTCCGATCAGGAGCCATGTTCTGGCCCTCAGGGTGGCGCTCCAAACTCTGCTCCTGCAGCACCTGCCAG GAGCTGCTGTCCTCGGCCGCTCTCTCCTTCCTGTTGGACGCGTCCGACACCGTCCTCGCCTacgaaaacaaaggaaaaaccagCGACCAGAGTCAGCCGGGACACGACCCTCTGATGTCAGCGCTGGATAACCTGAACCGCGTGCAGCAGCTGGAGATCATCCACG gCTACAACGACATGAAAACTGAGCTGAAGGACTTCCTGCAGAGGTTTGCCACAGA